AGTCAAAACGTCTTCCCTGAACTCCTCCGCAAAACCGATCAGCTCGTTCGCTTCATCCGCGCTGACAGCTCCGATACGGTCATATTCAACAATATTCCTCTTGGCCCGGCAGGCATCGAGATAGTCGGCATCCGCCTTTCTGCTATCTCCAAGAATCAGGGGCAACGCCTGAATTGTGCGATAATGCTGGAGCGTGCGTTCAGGTCGATAACCTTCTGCATGGAGCAGAATTGTACAGAGCTTCAGAGCTGCATTGTAAGCGATACCGAACCGCCAGTCATCGGAAACTCCGGCTCGGGCATCCCTGAGATCACGATCAACGATCATCAACAGGTCGGAAATTTCCTGGCGGCTGCTCTGGTGGGGACGCAACCACCTGTTTTCAGCCCAACTTTTCAAGGTCATCCGCAGTCCCCTTGACAAAAAGTTTGCCATCCTCCAACACGCGGGTCAGGAAATGGTCCCCGGCCAGCTTCCGCCTGACGAACTCTTCGACACTGAACACATGGGGGTTGATCTCGCGACCGAGTTGTCCTGCCAGTCCGGAGAGAGCCCTGATCAACTCCCGCAACCCTATCCGACCGATAACCAGCAGGTCGATATCGCTTTCGGCTTGTTCCTCCTGACGGGCAACCGAACCGAAAACAAAGGCCATCTCGATATCCGCTCGCCCGGCGACGGCATTTTTCAGCACCTCGACCAGGCCGGCGGTTTTCAGCACCATCCCCTGAATGTCGCGAAACAATGGATGTTCGCGCCTGGCACTGTAGTACAGCCGGTTACCATCTTTGCGCCGACTGACCAGACCAAGACGGGTGA
This portion of the Geothermobacter hydrogeniphilus genome encodes:
- a CDS encoding nucleotidyltransferase domain-containing protein, with the translated sequence MGTIQTELKKLTRLGLVSRRKDGNRLYYSARREHPLFRDIQGMVLKTAGLVEVLKNAVAGRADIEMAFVFGSVARQEEQAESDIDLLVIGRIGLRELIRALSGLAGQLGREINPHVFSVEEFVRRKLAGDHFLTRVLEDGKLFVKGTADDLEKLG